The Candidatus Poribacteria bacterium nucleotide sequence CTTCGTCGCGAAGAGGGAGAGCAGCATCGGCACGACCCAGTTGAGCGCATCCTCGTCGGGCTCCAAGAAGATATCTCCGACGGCGGAGCTCTCGCGTCGTCCCTCCATGTTGAGGAGAGACGCGAGCACGGTCACCATCCGGGGGTCGAGGATGCTGGTGTCTTTGCGGAAATCCCGCTCGCCGCAGTGCGCACAGGAGACGTCATTCGCCAGAATCGCATCGGCTTTCATGCGGAACCAGGCATCGGTGCCCTTGTGGCTGATGAGGTCGCGGACGGCTTTGACGCCCTTATCGACATCCAACTGGCTCCCGCACTTGCGGCAGTAGAACGCCGGAACCGGGAGTCCCCACACGCGTTGGCGCGAGACGCCGAACTTGTGCTTCGCCTCGATCTTGGCAGCGATCGTGCCGGTTCCGTGCTCCGGGAACGCCTCGAGCGAGCGCATGTCGCGAACGACGCGCTCGGCGAGATTGTGGCGACGCGTATCGAAGAGCCATTGGTCGGCAGGACGGAAGATGGCGGGCATCTCGCACGTCCAGCAGTGAGGGTACTGGTTCTCGACGGTATCCATCTGTTCCAGGAACCCGATGTTGTCGAGCTGCAGGGCGATGTGCTCGGATGCCTCGAAGACGCTCAAGCCGCAGAACCGCTCGGCGTCCTCGGTAAGCCTTCCCTCGTCGTCGATGATCGAGACGATCCGGTAGTTGTGTTCCAGCCGAACGACGTAGTCGTCCTGGTTGTGACCGGGAATGGCGAGAAAGAGCCCGGCTCCCCTCTTTGGACCGTTCTGGACATCGCTGATGACGACGGGCAGCTCGGCGTTGACGAGCGGATGGCTGCAGGTGCACTGCAGCAGTTGCGTGGCGTCGATGGGTCGGATCGTCGCGCAGGGCTTGTCGGCGAGGATGCGGTTCGCGGTGCTCCGCTCGACGATGAGCGCCCCGGTCTCGTGCGCGACTGCGACGTAGTCGCCTTCCTTGGGAAGCGCGATGGCGATACCCGCCGGGAGCGCCCACAACTCGACGACCCAGACCATCAGGCTGACGTTGGTGCCGAGGTCCTCCAGCCCCTTCCGAACCGGGAACCGAACGTACGCCGCCGTGGATTTCCTCGGCTTCGGGCGAAGCTCGTCCTCAGTGAGGATGGTCTGGCACTGGACACACCAGTAGCTCGGCTTTGCCTCCTTCGAGAGGTAGCCTCGCTCCATCAGCAGACCGAAGCCGTCCAGGAGTCGAGCCTCATAGCGTGACTCGAACTGGGAGCGCACGCCTCGCCAGTCCGCAAACACGCCGAGGCGCTGCAAGAGCGCCTTTTCGGACGCCATGCGTCGGGCGACACGAGCCTTGCACTGTCGGCGAACCTTGACGGCGTCGGTCGTATTGCCCGCCCGGTGTTCGGTTTGAACCACGTCGCTCTCGACGGATGGGTCGAACAGGTTCCAGCTAGGCAGGTAGGAGACGTTGAACCCCATCAACGCAGCGGCTTTGAAGTAGATGTCCTTGGCGATGCGGTGCGCGAGGTCGCGAGGGGTCGATTCCTCAATCGGCGGTCGGGGCACGTCGTGGATGACCTGCTTCTGCCGACCCTTGTTCCGCTGCCGAAGCCGTCCGAGGAGGTCTTCCTCGTCCCACCGACGCAGGATGTCGGTATCGCAGAAGCCCTCGAGAACGGAGGAATGGAAATCATCGTAGCTGTCGTGCATCGCGTGGTCTCTCAGACGTTCGTGGTCTTGACGACCCGCGTCGTGGGTTCTTCGTTCCGATCCGATGGATCGGCAGCCGATTCGTCCTCGCTCGCGGCGCGTCTGCCGAACTCGACGACGCGCGCCAGGTGCTCCCGCAGCAACGTCTCGTACTCCGCGGTCAGTCGCGGCACCGGCGACGGCTCGGATGGCTGCAGCCTGGAGGCAGTTCGCAGCCTTTCGGCTTCCGAACGCGCCGCGTTGACGATGGCGCGCGCCTGCTCCTCGGCGTCCGACACGATGGCGCGCGCTTCGTAGCGCGCTCGCTGTATCTCGGTTCCCGCGTCGCGAGTGCGCTCCGGTTCGGTGCTGGCGACCGTGCCGATGACGCCGTCTCGACGCCGCAGCCGTTCGTTCTCCTCGAGGAGCGCCGCAACGCCCTCTGCGATCTGGTCGAGGAACGACCCCACATCATCCGGGTCGAGCCCGTTGATCGCCTTGCGTCGGAACTCCCGTTGGAGGATGTCGAGCGGCGTGAGCTTCATCCCGCGACCTTCCCGAGCTCCCGCGAGCGCTCCGTCGCGGCAGTCACCGCCTCGGCGAGCGCAGCCCGCAGGCCGAGTCGCTCCAAGGCGGCGAGTCCGGCGGCGGTGGTTCCACCAGGGGACGTCACCATCGTCTTGAGCTGCGCGGGGTGCGCATCGCCCGATAGCAGCATCTTCGCCGCCCCCAGAAGCGTCTGCGCGGCGAGAACCCGCGCCTGGGCGAACGTCAGTCCGTTCTGCACGCCGGCGTCTGCGAGCGCTTCGATGACAAGAAATGCAAAGGCGGGCCCGCTCCCGCTGAGTCCGGTCACCACATCCATTAACGACTCAGACAGCCGCGCCGTGACGCCTACCGCCTCGAAGAGCCGCTCCGCTTGGACCAAGTGCTCCTCGGTCGCCGACGCGCCGGGGCATATGGCAGTGGCGGCTTCCGAGACCGATGCGGCGATGTTCGGCATCACGCGCACGACCGGCGTCTCTGCCGGGAGGTAGCCCTCCAACGACCGAGTCCGAACGCCTGCCGCGATGGAGAGAAGCCATTGACCGGGTCGGACGTGGCGCGCCACCTGGGGCAGAACTTCGGCGACGTTCTGGGGCTTCGCGGAGAATACGATCCAGTCGGACTGCGCGACCAGGTCCTCGAGGCTCGCAGCAACGCGGACGCCATGCTCTTGGCGGGCGGCTGCTGTTTGCGACGCGAGCGCATCGAAGACGAGCACGCTGTCTGATTCGAGCACACCGGCGCTCAGCCCGCCCTTGAGGATGGACATGCCCATATTGCCGACGCCGATGAACCCTACCATTGCCATCCAGACGCCTCCCCGGTGAGACCGTCGCGATGCTGGTTCAGCTTACCATATGCGACCCGATGTGCGGAAACCGACGTCAGCCCTTGTTCGGAATGAGGCTGCGAAGCAGCTCTACGGCGGCTTTGGGGTCCCAATCAGCGCCGCGCAGATCGCTGACGTACTTGCCTTCCGCATCCAGCACGACGCTGAAAGTTCGGTGCGCGTACTCGCCGTCTTCCGCCTTGTACCACATGTTGTAGGAATCGGTGAGATCGAAGACGTTCTGCTTGTCGCCCGTCCAGAGGGAGAGATTCGTCAGATCGACGCCGTATTGCACGCCGTATCGTCTCAGCACCTCGGGCGTGTCGTACTCCGGGTCGAAGGACAGGAGTACCAGTGCGGTCGCCTGCTTCTCGGCGGCGGAGAGCTGGTTCTGCACGTTGACGAACTGCTTGGTCGTCAGTGGACACATGGTCGGCATCGGGCAGCGTGTGTAGATGAACGACATGAGAACCGGCTTGCCCTTGAGATCGCTGAGGTGGACGGTCTCGCCGTCCTGGTTCGTGAAAGGCAGGTTCGGCACGTTCGGGTTCGCGCGGATCATAGCGGGAGCGTTCGGGTCTGCCGTTGCCTGTGGACTTGCGTCGTATCCGCCCGTATGCTTGTTGTGAGCATCTCCGCGTTGGCATCCGGTCGACGTCAGGATGAGCGCCGCAAGGGCTGCCACGGGAATCAGAGATCGCACGGCGACGCGTGCCTTCGTCCGGGGATCCATCTGCTCTGCCTCCACGGTTGGGTTCGGGCGAATGATAGCACGCCGAGGGCGCGCTCTGGCGAGGCGGGCAAGGCTCGTCAGGCGGTGAGAGGATAGGGAGAGCCAGACCGAGCGACGGCGGAACCCTCAGGAACCGTAACGAGGAGACTCGTAATGCGGATTGCCGTGTTGGCGTCGGGGAACGGCTCGAACCTCCAAGCCCTGATCGACCGACTCCATCTGGATGCCGACGCGCCGGTCGAGATCGCTGTTGTCGTCAGCGACCGGAAGGCGTGCTACGCGCTGGAACGCGCGCGGGCAGCCGGGATACCGACGGCGACCGTCCGGGTTCAGGATCACGTGAATCGCGATGCCTTCGACGCTGCCGTGGAGGCGGTGTTACGGGAGCACGGTGTCGAGCTCATCGTCCTCGCGGGGTTCATGCGGGTGTTCCAGCCGTCGCTCGTGCGGCGGTACCGGCATCGGATCGTGAACATCCATCCTGCCCTGCTGCCGTCGTTTCCGGGAACCCACGGCATCCGGGACGCGTTCGAGTACGGCGTCCGCGTCACCGGCGTCACGGTTCACTTCGTTGATGAGGGTGTCGATACGGGACCCATCATTGGGCAAGTCGCCGTGTCCATCGAATCGGACGACACGGAGGACACGCTGGCAGAGCGCATCCACGCGGCGGAGCACCAACTCCTCCCGGAAGTGGTCCGGGCGCTCGCCGAGGGGCGTGTATGCGTAGACGGCAGACGCGTACGCATCGCGCCGCCGACTTGAGATATCCTAGAGGCGTGCGCCGTCGTCCGACGCCTGCGCGTGCTGCGAACCGGTGAGTACGACTGAGGAGGCATGACCGGATGTTGACACCGCAACCTGACTGTCTTTCCAGCTCGTCGACGCGTCGAGCGTTTTTGCGCACCAGCCTGCTGGCGGCGTCGGCGGTGGCATGGGCTGGATGCGGCGGCGATGAGGAAATCGTCCTCGCCGACGATGACGGCATGGACGAACATATGGACGACGGCTCGTCGATGGGCGACCACACCGGCGACGACGGTACTGGAGCCGGGAACGACCCGGGCGGCGACCCGGGCGGCGAGAAGGAACCACCAGTTGACGAGAAGCCTGCCGGAGTCGAGGTGAAGCTGACTGCCAAGACGAAGGCGGTCGGCGGACAACAGAAGGTCGATGACGCGGCGACGCTCAAGGCGCTGGGGTCAGGCGAGGCGCTTCTGCTCGTTCGGGCGGATGCCGATACGATCTCGGCGAACACGATCGTGTGTACTCACCAGAAGTGCGAAGTCGCCTACAACGCGGGGTCGAAACTCCTCGAATGCCCATGTCACGGCTCTCGGTTCGAGCTCGACGGCTCAGTGAACCGAGGTCCTGCGGGGAAGCCGCTCAAGCACTTCAAGGCGACGATTCACGGCGACTCCGTGTTCCTGGAGTAGCGTAGTCGGTAAACGTCGATGGACCGATCCGAGGCTCGCGCATAGCCAGCCCGATGGACGGAGTGGTCCGCGTTGGAACCCAGCCACGCGCGGAATGCGCCGGATGGATCAAGGCTCTCCAAGGCGCGGACTTCGGTCACGATGAACGCGGACCGACCTGGCGGCGGGGACGGCAGTCCGTCAGGCTTGCGGATGGCTTCGAGCGTCAGCTTCTGCCACGCGACGCGGGCATCGCGCGCATAGTAGCCCGCGACCTCCGGCAGGTCGGACAGGACGAGGTCGCCGGGCTCCATCAGAGGCAGCGCCTCTCGCATCGCGCCTCGCCAGTCTGGGCGTCCGCCTGCCTCCGCCGTGTAGTAGAGCGCGTCGCCAGCCAACAGCGCAGCGACGACCGCCGCCGGTGCGAGCCAGCGGACGAGCCCGGTTCCCTTCACCGATGACGCCCGCGCGCACGCCGATCCCGCCAGCAGGCAGACGAACGGCATCGCGAAGAACGCGTAGTAGCCTGTGACGTTCTGCGCCAACGATGCCGCGACGAAGAACCCCACTGGAAAGATGACACCGCAGACGACGAGTGCGCGCGCGCGATGCCTGGGTTCGCCGGGCAGAAGCGCGCCAGCGAGCGCGCACACCGCGACCGGCAATGTCACGCCATGCAGGAACGTCATCAGGACGTAGGCGGGGCTCCGAGCCCACAGGTTGTGCCCCCAGCCGCTGAACAGGAACGTGCGCGCCTGAGGCAGGACGAGCACGCCCAGTCCGAACAGAACAAGGGGCGCGAGGAACACGGCGGCATACCGCAGCGCCGTGCGATCTTCCGCAGAACGACGCGAGCGATACGTCAGATAGCCTGTGTATGCCGCGAGACCGAATCCCAGCGCCACGGCGAGCGTGTGCGACAGGACCGTCGCCACGAACGACGCCCACGCCACGATGAGCCAACGGAGCCGGCTCGTCTCGATCAGCCGATGGAGGGCAACCACCGCGAGCACGGCGAAGAACGCGGTGAAGACGTAGTGGCGGGCGTTCTGCGACCAGAAAAGATGCCACGGAGACAGCGCGACGAACAACGCGGCGAAGCGTCCCGTCCCGTTGCCGAGAAGACGATTTCCTGCCCATTGAACCAGCGGCACGGTCGCCGTCCCGACGATGGCAGGGGCGAGCCTCGCCGACCATTCGTGCTCGCCGAAGAGACGCAGGCATGCTGCGACAGCAGCATAGGGCAGCGGGTTGATCGTCAGCGATCCGGGGAAACTCGCGGCGTCTCTGAGCGTGAAGATCTCGTCCGCCCAGAAGCTCCAAGTCCCCAAGCCGATGGCGCGCAGCAGACCGGCGATGGCGACGAACCCGCTTGCCCACAGGAGTTCCGCCCGGCGGTGGGGGTCGTTAGTCAAGCGGCTCTCCGCGCGTGACGAGCGAGGACACATGCCGGATCGCTCGTTCGAGCAGTCGAACGTTCTCGGGGTGGTTCAGCCACAGGCTCGCGCCCGAGCAGTGCGGCAGCGGAACGATCCAGGCGTCGGAGTGCGCGTCGCCCGTGAGCGCCGCGTAGCCTGGGCAGTCCTCGGCGCGATACGCGTTCCCGACGCAGTCGCTCAGCCGGTTCTGCGACAGCAAGGCGCGGATCGCGAGCCCTCCGACCGGCAGCACGATCCTCGGTCGAACCAGGCGCAGTTCGGACACGAGGAACGGGCGACAAGCCGCCAGCTCTGACTTCGCTGGAGCCCGATCGCCTTTCCCCGCCGAGCCGCGCCCAGGATAGCACTTGGTCAGCGCGGAGAAGTAGACGTCCTCATCGCCTAATCCGGCATCCCGGAGCCAAGCCCTCAGGCGCCTGCCACCGGGGCCCGTGAACGGTCGGCGGCTCTCCTCGTCCGTCCGGCTGGGAGCCTGTCCGATGACCATCGCGCGGGCATCCCCAAGTTCATCGATCACAGGACGGTTCCCGCCCTCCGGGAAGCATTGCGAGCAACCCAGGATCCGCGCTCGGAGCGGCTTCCAGGCTCCGGCGATCATGCGTCGCCGCGCAGGAGGAGCGAGAACGCCTCCAGGTCCAGGATCGCCACGCCCAACGATTGTGCCTTTTCGAGCTTCGATCCGGCGTTCGCCCCGACGACGACGAAATCCGTCTTCTTGCTGACAGAGCTGGTGACTCTCCCTCCGGCGGCGCGGATCGCCTGCTCTGCCTCCTGGCGTGTCATGCCCTCCAGCTCGCCGGTGAGGACGAACGTCTTGCCGGACAGGTGATCCGAGGTCTGTTCGGCAGCCTCGCGAACTATCGAAACCCCGCTCGCCGCGAGGCGCTCGAGCAGGCGTCGGTTCTCGGACTGCGCGAAGTAGCGCGCGACGCTCTCGGCGACGACGGGCCCAATGCCGTGAATCGTGGCGATCTCCTCGGCAGATGCGCCGGCGAGGGAGAGAAGGGAGCCGAAATGGGCGACGAGCAGTCCCGCGACGTGCTCCCCGATGAGCGGGATGCCCAGCCCGAAGAGAACGCGAGCCGGGTCGCGCTCTTTGCTGCGACCGATCGACGCGATGAGGTTCGCCGCCGACCGCTCGCCCATGCGTTCCAGGGCTTCGAGCTGCGACGCCTGTAGTCCGTAGAGATCAGCGACGCCCGTGGCGAGCTCCGCGTTGACCAACTGCTCGACGATGGCGGGCCCCAGCCCTTCGATGTCCATGGCGTCGCGCGATGCGAAGTGCTCGATCCGTCGCTTCGTCTGGGCGGGACAGAGGGCGTTGACGCACCGCGTCGCCACCTCGTCCGGAAGGCGAACCGACTCCGAATCGCACGCCGGGCAGCGAGTCGGCAGGCGAAACGGCACGGCATCGGCTGGTCGCCGCTCCACGACGACTCCCAAGACGTGGGGGATAACCCCTCCGGCGCGCTCGAGAGTCACCGTGTCGCCGATACGGATGTCGAGGCGTTCCAGCTCGTCGGCGTTGTGGAGGGTCGCGTGCGAGATCGTGACGCCTCCGAGCTCGACCGGTTCCAGGACGGCGCGGGGCGTCAGAACGCCCGTGCGCCCGACCTGCACCTGAATATCTCGTACGACGGTCATCCCCTGCGCAGCCGGGAACTTGTAGGACACCGCCCAACGCGGGCTCTTGCTCGTGAAGCCGAGCTCGCGCCGCTGAGCGAGCGAGTTCACTTTGACCACGACGCCGTCCGTATCGTAGTCGAGCGACGATGCGTCGCGAGTCCACCGTTCGCAGTAGTCGGCGACTTCGTCGATGCTCGCGCAGACTCGGGCTTCGAGATTCGTGCGGAACCCCAGATCACGCAGCATCGCGAGCACGTCCCAGTGGGTCTCGCCGACATCCGTCTCCTGTTCGACGATGGCGTAGGCGAACATGTCGAGCGGTCGCGACGCCGTGATGGATGCGTCCTGGAGTCGAACGGAACCGGCGGCGGCGTTCCGCGTGTTGGCAAACGAAGTCTCTCCGTCCGCCTCGCGGACGGCGTTCACCTCGGCGAGTCGCGAGATGGGAATGTACGCCTCGCCGCGCACTTCGAGCCGTGGCACGTCCTGGAACAGCCGCAGGGGAACGCTGCGGATCGTGCGAAGGTTCGCCGAGACGTCCTCGCCGGCTTCGCCGTCGCCGCGAGTGGCTCCTCGGACGAGGACGCCATTCTCGTAGAGCAATGAGATGGCGAGCCCGTCGATCTTGAGCTCGCAGACGTACTCGATGGGCTGATCGGGCAACAGTCGGCGGACACGAGCGTCGAACTCGCGCAACTCGTCCATGTCGTACGTGTTGTCGAGCGAGAGCATCGGCACGGCGTGTCTGACCGTGGCGAACGAACTCGCCGGAACGCCCCCGACGCGCTGCGTCGGCGAATCGGGCGCCGCAAGGGCGGGGTATTCGAGCTCCAGGGCTTGGAGGCGCTTCATCAGCGCGTCGAACTCGAAGTCGGAAATCTCCGGCGCGGCGTCGACGTAGTAGAGACGCTCGTGCCGGCGCAACTCGGTTCGAAGCCGCGCGACTTCCTCGCGTGCGGCGGAAAGCGTTGGCATGGTCACCTCGACTGAGCTTGGGCGCGGCATTTGCGACTAGGCGCGGTTCTTGACGGCGAGCTCGTTGAGCGCCTCCAACTCGCGCTTGAGGAGCTCGAGCGCCTTCGCGGCGTCCATCAGCTTCCCCTCGCCGGTCATCTTCAGATACTGCTGAAGGGCTTGGTTCGCGGATGCCGCAATGTCCGCGAGCGAGCGTACGGGCTTGGGCTTTGCCTCGGATCGCTGGAGCGCAAGCGCCAGTTCGACCGGGATACCGGGCTGCACATCGACGGGAGTGTCGGACGTGCGGAAGCCCTCCCGCGCGATCCGGAGCGTATACTTCCCAGGCGGGATGTTCTCGACTCGGAACTTCCCGGTCGCATCGCTGATGCCCGGGTTCGCCAGCGTCGCCCCGTCCGCCGCGACCAGAGTCACCACCGCGTTCTGCACGGGGCTCTTTCCGGCGTCTACGATGCTCCCCGATGCGATGCCGAACTGCCCGACGCGGAATACCTTGCGGAGGGATGCTTCAAACGTTGCGTCCACGGCGAGCTTGTCGTCGGCGATCACAACGACGAACTTGAGCTCGGGCATGCTCTGACCAGCCTCCGCCGTCGCTCGCAGATAGACCGGCTCCGTGTAGAACAATGCGTCCTCGCCGCTGACCGTCCGGACCGGCAGCAGCAGCAGGTTCCCACGGATCACCTCGGAACCGGCTGCGCCCAACAGCGTGAACTGCCCCGACAACTCCGTGTCCTGGTCGATGCGGTTCTCGATTTGCTCGGGCCCGTCCACTTCTTCGGAGCGTGAGAGCGCGTAAGCCCGTACTTCGCCATAGTGTTCTCGATCCGAGCGCGCGACAATCCATGCGGTCAGCCGCTTCGTGGTCGCAGGCGGCGCAAACGGCAGCACGCTGACGAACTCAGGTTTCGACATGCCGGGGAGGGTGAGAACCGTGTAGTAGGGCATCATCGGCTGCAGACCGTTGCTGTGGAAGAGCTCTCGCGGCAGTTTCCACGCGTCGCCGCCCGTGATGAAGATGACCGGGTCTTGGACGTGATACAGCGCGTAGACGGACGACTGAACCCATGTCAAATAGTCCGGGAACCGCAGATGCGTGCGCACCTCCTCCGGCATGTCGTCCATCGGCGTGAACACCTGCGGGAACAGGTGCATGTACATCTGGATCATCGGATCGTTGACGTCGGTGGCGTAGATGTAGACGCTGCCGTGGTACGCGTCGATCACGGCGACGGCCGAGTTGCGGATGTAGTTGAACCGCTTGAGGTCCGGCTCCGTGTGGTAATCGCCGCCGAGATCGTTGACGGGCTTGCCGGTCGTGTCGAGCGCTCGGAACGGCTGGGAATAGGGATACCGCGTGCTCACCGTATACGCGTCGATGACCCACCACAGCCTACCGGAATCCTTGCCGATAACGAGGAACGGATCGGGGTCGAACTCCAGGAAGGGCGCGATGCGCTGGACGCGCTCTTCCACCTGCCGATGGTAGAGCACCCTCGATTCGGGCGTCAGGGCGGACGACAGCGCGACGCGAAGCGGCTCGTTGAGACGACTGGCGAAAGCGAGACGTCGAAGCCCGCCCCCTATTCGGACTCCGCCGATGCCGTCGTACTGCGTCGTCGCGAAGTCCGCCTCGATGGGATAGTCGTATTCCAGCTCCGCCGTGTTGACGATGGAGTAGTCCTTCGTCAGCTCGCCGTAGTAGATGCGGGGCTGCTTGATGGTGACCGACTCGAAGCCGGTGTCGCCGGGAGTCTTGGGAGGGATGCCCTTCAGCCAGAAACGGGGCACGCCGGGGTCTTCGACTTCATTGACCGGCGAGACGACGACGCCGTATCCGTGCGTGTACTTGAGCCGTTTGCTGAACCACTCGCGCCCTGCGAGCCACGTCGGGTTCAGTTCACGCGCGGCGACCACGACCTGGCGCATTTCGCCGTTCACCTCGTACCGGTCAACGTCGGGATCGCGGTGGAACTCGTAATAGCGTTGCAGCGTGTGGCTCTGCTGCAGCCGCTCCCACATGACGCGGCGGTCCCATAGCTGGACGTTCTTGAGCACCTCGGGGTGCGCGACGATGTCCTGATACTGCGCCAGCTTGCGGATGACCCCGCTCTGAGCGATGGACTCGAGGTTGAACGCCTGGCGCGTCAGTGAGATGTGGTTCTGTAGGAACACGCGCTCCATGCGCAGCGGGTTGGGACGCACGCGCAGCACGTATTGGATCGCGGGATACCCCCAGATGATCGCAAGATAGGCTCCCACCCAAGCGATGCCCACCGACGCCCAGATGCGCCGCTGCCGAAGGAAGATGTTGACGATCAGCACGCACATCAGCACGATCACGACGAGCGTGTAGACCGGATAGGCTTCGATCTGCTTCAGGTCTACATAGCTGACCCCAACGGGAACACGCCCGCTCTTGATCGGTGACGGTCGGGCATAGAGAAGCCCTTCCGCAACGACGCGAGAGCGCCAGATGCCGACCGCCATCTGGATGATCCACAACACCGTGCCGTGAACGGTCGCACCGACGACCGCCGCCGTCATCGAGTGGGCGTCCCGGTGGTAGTAGAACCGATACTGGTAGGCGATGAACGCGAACGCCAGCCAGACCATCACCTTCACCCACAGGCTGGTCCACCAGACCGCGGAATACTGGAACAGGAAGTAACCGACGTTCTTGTGGAAGATGGGGTCCGCGAAACCGTCGCGCAGGTACTTGGAGTTCAGCAACTGCTCCGACAGCCCATCGACGGCGATACCGAGGTCCGCCCGCTCGACGGAAGCGCGGAACACCTGCATCTTTCGGTAGTTCTCGCCGGTGCGTCGCTGCCGCTGGGCTTCTG carries:
- a CDS encoding class I tRNA ligase family protein, with the translated sequence MHDSYDDFHSSVLEGFCDTDILRRWDEEDLLGRLRQRNKGRQKQVIHDVPRPPIEESTPRDLAHRIAKDIYFKAAALMGFNVSYLPSWNLFDPSVESDVVQTEHRAGNTTDAVKVRRQCKARVARRMASEKALLQRLGVFADWRGVRSQFESRYEARLLDGFGLLMERGYLSKEAKPSYWCVQCQTILTEDELRPKPRKSTAAYVRFPVRKGLEDLGTNVSLMVWVVELWALPAGIAIALPKEGDYVAVAHETGALIVERSTANRILADKPCATIRPIDATQLLQCTCSHPLVNAELPVVISDVQNGPKRGAGLFLAIPGHNQDDYVVRLEHNYRIVSIIDDEGRLTEDAERFCGLSVFEASEHIALQLDNIGFLEQMDTVENQYPHCWTCEMPAIFRPADQWLFDTRRHNLAERVVRDMRSLEAFPEHGTGTIAAKIEAKHKFGVSRQRVWGLPVPAFYCRKCGSQLDVDKGVKAVRDLISHKGTDAWFRMKADAILANDVSCAHCGERDFRKDTSILDPRMVTVLASLLNMEGRRESSAVGDIFLEPDEDALNWVVPMLLSLFATKEVLPMQFLHLQSPWLDPAVSDDSHLMTLLDDAKGGSDLFRLLVIRDPEEDSDDPVAHARAAHADVLDAMLYAAWVSRDAKLVTRWTSALPVCDGMFYEHFRTAAWRIATSYRNYRFLDAWKRVRRLGDDLRDYARIVEARGAASGERRGLAESLLRDCATQFAKLATPMVPAAAEHVWHTVWANADSIFLSDSSVAFDEGPPVLRVTRRDRPDGTFAEWLAVARKARDVAGGNGDPVSLVLDREDRRPLFAALVEDMAALAGVEVRLVEPDADPVSTGTVRLSEVPDPVEDSA
- a CDS encoding DivIVA domain-containing protein — its product is MKLTPLDILQREFRRKAINGLDPDDVGSFLDQIAEGVAALLEENERLRRRDGVIGTVASTEPERTRDAGTEIQRARYEARAIVSDAEEQARAIVNAARSEAERLRTASRLQPSEPSPVPRLTAEYETLLREHLARVVEFGRRAASEDESAADPSDRNEEPTTRVVKTTNV
- the proC gene encoding pyrroline-5-carboxylate reductase → MAMVGFIGVGNMGMSILKGGLSAGVLESDSVLVFDALASQTAAARQEHGVRVAASLEDLVAQSDWIVFSAKPQNVAEVLPQVARHVRPGQWLLSIAAGVRTRSLEGYLPAETPVVRVMPNIAASVSEAATAICPGASATEEHLVQAERLFEAVGVTARLSESLMDVVTGLSGSGPAFAFLVIEALADAGVQNGLTFAQARVLAAQTLLGAAKMLLSGDAHPAQLKTMVTSPGGTTAAGLAALERLGLRAALAEAVTAATERSRELGKVAG
- a CDS encoding SCO family protein yields the protein MDPRTKARVAVRSLIPVAALAALILTSTGCQRGDAHNKHTGGYDASPQATADPNAPAMIRANPNVPNLPFTNQDGETVHLSDLKGKPVLMSFIYTRCPMPTMCPLTTKQFVNVQNQLSAAEKQATALVLLSFDPEYDTPEVLRRYGVQYGVDLTNLSLWTGDKQNVFDLTDSYNMWYKAEDGEYAHRTFSVVLDAEGKYVSDLRGADWDPKAAVELLRSLIPNKG
- a CDS encoding phosphoribosylglycinamide formyltransferase, producing MRIAVLASGNGSNLQALIDRLHLDADAPVEIAVVVSDRKACYALERARAAGIPTATVRVQDHVNRDAFDAAVEAVLREHGVELIVLAGFMRVFQPSLVRRYRHRIVNIHPALLPSFPGTHGIRDAFEYGVRVTGVTVHFVDEGVDTGPIIGQVAVSIESDDTEDTLAERIHAAEHQLLPEVVRALAEGRVCVDGRRVRIAPPT
- a CDS encoding Rieske 2Fe-2S domain-containing protein encodes the protein MLTPQPDCLSSSSTRRAFLRTSLLAASAVAWAGCGGDEEIVLADDDGMDEHMDDGSSMGDHTGDDGTGAGNDPGGDPGGEKEPPVDEKPAGVEVKLTAKTKAVGGQQKVDDAATLKALGSGEALLLVRADADTISANTIVCTHQKCEVAYNAGSKLLECPCHGSRFELDGSVNRGPAGKPLKHFKATIHGDSVFLE
- the ligA gene encoding NAD-dependent DNA ligase LigA — protein: MPTLSAAREEVARLRTELRRHERLYYVDAAPEISDFEFDALMKRLQALELEYPALAAPDSPTQRVGGVPASSFATVRHAVPMLSLDNTYDMDELREFDARVRRLLPDQPIEYVCELKIDGLAISLLYENGVLVRGATRGDGEAGEDVSANLRTIRSVPLRLFQDVPRLEVRGEAYIPISRLAEVNAVREADGETSFANTRNAAAGSVRLQDASITASRPLDMFAYAIVEQETDVGETHWDVLAMLRDLGFRTNLEARVCASIDEVADYCERWTRDASSLDYDTDGVVVKVNSLAQRRELGFTSKSPRWAVSYKFPAAQGMTVVRDIQVQVGRTGVLTPRAVLEPVELGGVTISHATLHNADELERLDIRIGDTVTLERAGGVIPHVLGVVVERRPADAVPFRLPTRCPACDSESVRLPDEVATRCVNALCPAQTKRRIEHFASRDAMDIEGLGPAIVEQLVNAELATGVADLYGLQASQLEALERMGERSAANLIASIGRSKERDPARVLFGLGIPLIGEHVAGLLVAHFGSLLSLAGASAEEIATIHGIGPVVAESVARYFAQSENRRLLERLAASGVSIVREAAEQTSDHLSGKTFVLTGELEGMTRQEAEQAIRAAGGRVTSSVSKKTDFVVVGANAGSKLEKAQSLGVAILDLEAFSLLLRGDA